The stretch of DNA AGACGCCCCCTGCTGGTGCTGATGGAACAACAACTCAACACAaggttattttttctgtatgtaAAACTGATTCTTAATAAATCACGCTGAGGTTTCACCCTTTAAATGAAGCCTCAGTCTGGATCATATTCACATTAATGAGCTGCTCATCATCAAAAACCGGCTTCATGGAAATAAACATGACGACATGTTTGTACTCGaaatgaatttttctttttaacctttggaataaaaaaatctaaatgttgaTGGTTTGAAGATGAACGGCTTCGAGGCGACTCTGAGGCTCATGTTGTGTTATTTCAAGAAGTGgtggattatttttattgttgtgtccCGGAGGCCTAgtgatgataataaataaaaaaataaaaaataaagaaatgtgatgatgaatctacacaaataaaaaatgtctttgataagattttatacttgatttgtttgttttctacagaAATTCACtcacaatgaaacacaacaaacaaacttccCTAAAGACTCGACTCAGATTTATATGAAAATGGCACCaaacagatcagccataacattaggaccaccttcctCCTCATATTGGGCCGTCTGAGGGTGTggaacgttgttagtggggagtAGTAGTgttttgaggggaggggcctctgtggatcatcccacatggggggtgggggggggtgatctggtctaggtgggggctacacgtctacgtaacatccacatgaacgaacaccaggtccaaacgtttcccagcagaaacactgaaggTTTTAAcgttactcacttctcctgtcggtggtcataatgttgtggctgatcggtgtgtgtccACATACAGAGAGGACGTCATAAATGTCgatctcagttttatttatacaacGACCTCTTTTCAAAGACAGCAACtcgcacaacaacacaaataaaacacatgaagttAAACTCAACAGGACGAAGACTCTGTTTTTATATGAACATGAGAAAACTGCTCCAGCGCCTTTTCACACGGGCTCCAAGCAGCAACTTAAACCAGCGTTTACAGAGTTCAGAGAGAACGTAAACAGTACTTACTTTGGGTTCTAGAGATGTAATCGCACAAATAATGAGGGAGTAAAGCTCAGATAAAGACACGGTCACTCAGCTCATATAAGACGTGAGGGCTTTACAACGAAGGAggcagcaaaaaagaaaaacagacccgggacagaaagaggaaagaggctGCGGAGAATAAAGTTATACGTGCtgcttgttgctgttttatttctatcGTCATGTCTAATTTTCTACCTCATTTATCCTGTCTGGAAAATGCCACTAGCATCATATACTGTGTCTATGTTATGGTTACTATGGTAACAGTCCGGGACCTTGAGCGCATACtttcgttccatctcatgcttctgtgcGGCTGcgacacaaataaaatgacaaattaacatcaaataaaaatccttgaatccttgaaaaAGAATCTTAAATCTTATCGTGGTTTAAAATAATctattaaaatgtcaaagtcctTGTAACAGGTCAGAAGTTTTAACTTTTACTCCTGTAACGATAAAAAGCTGTGAGGAGGAACAGGTGCATCCTGTCACTGGAGTCTTAAAGGTTCATTCTAAGAGTCAACCTgacaatatttatatttaaagtcTATTTAAAGTCTAtttaactattattttttagaaCAGTGATTCCCAACCTGTGGGCCGCGGCCCCCTGCTGGGCCCGGGAAGGTATTGCgagttcatttcatttgatatttgggTCAAACATCAACACTGTGACGTCTTTTTACGATTCACTGCAGTTTTCatcttaaaaggaaaaaaagtgaaaaaagttttaatttagcttctttgatgttgttgcttttaGTTTTATGTGGCTGGACCCAAACATTGTGTTTATTCGTCAGCCTATTGATTTAATAAGCttcttttgatatttggattttgtttggaCCTGATATCTGATGTCAAGCTGTTCTATATGAGAACGTTTCTCTCCAATGTTGAGTTATTTATGTTAATCATATGTTAATTAGCCTGTTATAGAAGCACCTTGCTCATCATTTCTGACTgatgtgtggtgctgatggacagctcctagaatgattgacaggtgtgtggtgctgatggacagctcctagaatgattgacaggtgtgtggtgctgatggacagctcctagaatgattgacaggtgtgtgGTTCTATGACAAAATGGCAGCATCCTagagtgattgacaggtgtgtggtgctgatggacagctcctatgatgattgacaggtgtgtggtgctgatggacagctcctatgatgattgacaggtgtgtggtgctgatggacagctcctagaatgattgacaggtgtgtggtgctgatggacagctcctagaatgattgacaggtgtgtggtgctgatggacagctcctagaatgattgacaggtgtgtggtgctgatggacagctccttgacATGTCGTACTGAAGGTGTTTCCCatcttcattaaaaaacaagttGCTGGCTTATATGACCTCTGTATTTTTTGGGCCGTGAAACGTTTTGAGACTAAATGTGGTCTGAGTTGTAAGAGGTTGGGAGCTACTGTTTTAGAAAATACTAACATCAGAAGAAGCTGACGGAGACTCTGTGGCGTTAAAGAGCTCAGGACGACTTGATTCATTCCAACATAAagtcacttttagtttttaggtTTGAGGTTCGTCTGCTGTctcctctgagctgcagctctcAGTGTCTTTTACAGATTCAGGATTCAGTAAAACCAGatcagcctcctcttcctcctcctcctcctcctcctcctcctcctcctcctcctcagtgtcACTCTCTGACCCGGAAGGAGGAGCCAGCGTACAGGTGCAGGCCTGTTCAGCCAGCTGAGAGAAGGACGGGGAGGTGAAGGGGGACAGGGAGAAGGGGACTCTGGGGGACGGAGACCAGGACGGgtgaggagaaaaggagggagaaagCCTGGGTGAGTCGGAGAAGAGCAAAGAAAGAGAACGAGGAACCTTGGGAGACAAAGACGGCGACTGgtaaggagagagggagggagaaccACTGGGGGAGGAGTCACGAGGAGACAGTTTGGGGGCGAGGGGGGGAGGCAGAGATGGGGACAGGTAGGGGGACAGTAAGGGGGAATGAGACCTGATGAGTGGGGAGGGCGTCATGTAGTCCGAGTCCTCAGGGAGATGCTCCATGAGTGTCGGCAGAGACggagcttctcctcctccgactcctcctcctggttgctcctgctcctgcagctCAGGGTGGAAAGGAGGAGGTGCTGATGGACACGGTACATTGAGAGTGTCCtcagtctgggtctgggtctgggtctgggtctggatctcggtctgggtctgggtctgggtgtCTTCAGCGGCCGGATCACTGggtggccccgcccccttcttGGCCTTACATCTGGTCTTGGTTTTGGGCatgagggggggagggggcgggggggcgagggggggcGACAGCAGGGTGGAGGTCTCGGTGGAGACCCGGACCTTGACGCTGCGCTTGAACATGCGCCTCCTGGACAGGCTGGTCTCGGACTGCAG from Mugil cephalus isolate CIBA_MC_2020 chromosome 15, CIBA_Mcephalus_1.1, whole genome shotgun sequence encodes:
- the LOC125021636 gene encoding ras and Rab interactor 1-like, with product MAQQEEPLYDFPEPNQASQHKHQRGRASLRSISVLDRLLLTVPVWLQLSINPATALHILQREPPGTFLVRKSRTSQRNVLCVRLADDSVPSFVQQFGIMEVHSTLSLETSAISFPDLPRLISFYCVSRDVLPFPLELPEAIAKATSHKELESISHMGVEFWSSHLNVRGPREALKPRKKDEEKKPDAATTTTSTTTTTSAPAPQPSSDSDPAGSNPTLFHQFCPITTRSPRELDCGSGLGALCFINPLFLQSETSLSRRRMFKRSVKVRVSTETSTLLSPPLAPPPPPPLMPKTKTRCKAKKGAGPPSDPAAEDTQTQTQTEIQTQTQTQTQTEDTLNVPCPSAPPPFHPELQEQEQPGGGVGGGEAPSLPTLMEHLPEDSDYMTPSPLIRSHSPLLSPYLSPSLPPPLAPKLSPRDSSPSGSPSLSPYQSPSLSPKVPRSLSLLFSDSPRLSPSFSPHPSWSPSPRVPFSLSPFTSPSFSQLAEQACTCTLAPPSGSESDTEEEEEEEEEEEEEEEEADLVLLNPESVKDTESCSSEETADEPQT